From the genome of Faecalibacterium prausnitzii:
CCTGAACGAGGTGGAAAGTCTGGTCAATCAGACCGTCCAGCGCGGCGACCTCATGGAAGAGCTGCACTACATCTCCGATCTGGAGCGGATGATGACCCGCACCGTCTACGGCTCGGCCACGCCGAAGGAGATCTACGCTATGGCCCAGACCTGCGACCGCCTGCCGGGGCTGCGTCGGCAGGCCGAAAGCTGCAATTGCCCGGAGCTGGCCGAACTGGCGGCGCAGATCGACCCGCTGACCGACATCAAGGAAAAGATCTACGCGGCGGTCAGCCCGGACGCACCGTCCACCTTAAAGGACGGCGGTGTCATCGCCAAGGGCTACCACACCGAGGTGGACGAGCTGCGTTCCATCCGCGATAACACCAAGGGCATCCTGGCCCAGCTGGAGACCCGCCTGCGGCAGGAGACCGGCATCCCCAAGCTGAAGATCGGCTACAACCACGTCTTTGGCTACTTTATCGAGGTCAGCAACAGCTACAAAAATCTGGTGCCGGAGACCTACATCCGCAAGCAGACGCTCACCAGCGGCGAGCGCTACATCACCCAGGAACTCAAAGAGCTGGAGAGCAAGATCCTCGGTGCCCACGAGCGCCTCATCGCGCTGGAACACCGCCTTTTTGCGGAGCTGCTGGAGACCATCAGCGCCCAGCTGGACCGCATCCAGCGGACGGCCAATGCCGTCGCCGAGCTGGATGTGCTGGCGGCGCTGGCTCAGGTGGCGGCCGAGAACAACTACTGCCGCCCCGTTGTGGACGACGGCGACGAGCTGACCATTGTGGAGGGCCGTCATCCGGTGGTCGAGCAGATGCTCAAGGGCAGCCTGTTCGTGCCCAATGATACCACCCTCAACTGCTCCACCGACCGCTGCCTCATCATCACCGGCCCCAACATGGCCGGTAAATCGACCTACATGCGTCAAAATGCCCTCATCGCGCTGATGGCGCAGATCGGCTCCTTCGTCCCGGCCAAAGAATGCCATGTGGGCGTTGTGGACGCCATCTTCACCCGCATCGGTGCATCGGACGATCTGTCGGCCGGGCAGTCCACCTTCATGGTGGAAATGACCGAGGTGGCCGAGATCCTGAAGAACGCCACCACAAAGAGTCTGGTCATTCTGGATGAGATCGGCCGCGGCACGTCCACATTTGACGGCATGAGCATTGCCCGCGCTGTGGTCGAGCACATCTCCGACCCGGCCAAAGGGCTTGGCTGCAAGACGCTGTTCGCCACCCACTACCACGAGCTGACCGACCTCGAAGGCATTCTGGAGGGCGTGAAGAACTACAACATCGCGGTCAAAAAGCGCGGCGAAGATATCACGTTCCTTCGCCGGATCGTCCGCGGCCCGGCCGATGACAGCTACGGCATCGAGGTGGCAAAGCTGGCCGGTCTGCCCGGCACCGTGACCCGCCGTGCCCACGAGGTGCTGCGGGCACTGGAAGCCAGCGCCCCCAAGAACAACGTCGAACAGATGGATTTCGATGCCCTGCAGGAGTACAATTCTCCGGCCGTGCCCAGCGAAGTGCTGGAAAAGCTGGAAGCCCTCGATGTGGAGACGCTGACCCCCATTGAAGCGCTGAACTTCCTGTACGAGCTCAAAAAGACCCTGAAGGGCAGCCTGAACGGCTGAAACTGACGCAATGCCAACGAAAAGGGGAGGGAACTTATGGCAGTCATCCATGTTTTGGACAAACACACCGCAGAGCTGATCGCCGCCGGTGAGGTCGTCGAGCGGCCGGCTTCGGTGGTCAAAGAACTGCTCGAAAACGCCATCGACGCCGGTGCCGCCCAGATCACGGTGAGCATCGAGTCCGGCGGCGTCAAGTTGATCGAGATCAGCGACAACGGCACCGGCATCGAAGCCGCCTACATCCCCACGGCGTTCATCCGCCATGCCACCAGCAAGATCCAGACCGAGGAGGACCTGAACCATATCCACACCCTCGGCTTCCGGGGCGAAGCACTGGCCTCCATTGCCAGTGTGGCGCGGGTGGAGGTGCTGACCCGGACCGAAGCGGACGAATGCGCCTCGGTCTACCGCATCGAGGGCGGGGAAGCCTATCCCATCGAACCCGGTGCCCGCAGCGTGGGAACCACCATCCGGGTGAAGGACCTGTTCTACAACACGCCCGCCCGAATGAAGTTCCTGAAAAAGGATTCCAGCGAGGGCACCTTTGTGGCGGACACCGTCGCCCATGTGGCCCTGAGCCACCCGGAGGTCAGCTTCAAGTTCATCCGTGAGGGAAAATTGCAGTACGTCACCCCCGGCGACGGTCAGCTGCGCAGTGCAGCATATGCCGTGCTGGGCCGGGAGTTCAGCCGGGACCTCATCGAGCTGGACAACCGCGAGGGTGTCTACCGGGTGTGGGGCCTCATCACCCAGCCCAGAAGCTGCCGTGCCAGCCGGAGTATGCAGTATTTCTATATCAATGGGCGCTATGTCCGCAACCGCACCATGATGGCGGGCATGGAAATGGCGTTCAAGGGCACCACGATGCAGGGCAAGTTCCCTGGAGGAATCTTGCTTCTGGAAATGCCGTCAGACCTGGTGGACGTCAACGTGCACCCGGCCAAAACGGAAGTCCGCTTCGCCCGCGAGAATGATATTTTCGACCTCGTGTACCACGCCACCAAGCTGGCGCTGGCTCAACCGGGCACCGGCGAGCGGCTGTTCGCTTTCGAGGAACCCAAAAACGAGAAGAATAACGAAAAATCCAACAGTTCAGAAAAAGACGAAATTCCGAGTCAAAATACTGTAAAGAAAAATAACTTTACAGCACTTTCTGCCGTTATTCCGGGGCAGGCAGAGCCGGGCACGTTGGAACAGCACCCCACAACTGCCCCTTCCGTGGCACCCGCTGCACCGGCGGTCCTGGCTCCGGCTATGCCCACCCGGCCAGTCCGCCCGGCAGCGGCGGAAGCGGACATCCTGCCGGGGCCGTCTACGGCATCCCCCAATGAGCACAGCTGGACAACGGTTGCACCTTCGGCTCCCCTGAATCCGGATGTCAGCCTGCACAGCCCGAAGCGGCCGGAAGAGGAGGCAGACCTTGCCGAACCGGTTGCGCCGCGTTTCCGTGCAGCGTCCAGCGAGGCCCAGCTCGACATCGAGCCAGATGCAGACGACCTGCCCGGAGCACAGGACCGCATGGCGGCATGGGACCCGGCCCCGCAGCCCAAAACGACAGGACCGGAACCCGCTGCGGCCGGACCCGCCGAAACGGAAGGAGCGTCGGCCCCCGCCGGGACGCCCGAACAGATGGGCTTTGATCTTCAGGAGGGGCCGGAGCCGCTCCGCTATGTGGGCGAACTTTTCCGCACCTACATCCTCGCGGAGCGGGGGGACGAGGTGTGCATCATTGATAAACACGCGGCCCACGAGCGCCAGCTCTTTGAAAAGCTGGCCGCGTCCTACGGCGATGTGCCCAGCCAGCTGCTGCTGGAACCGGTGGTGGTGGAGCTTTCGGCCGAGGAGAAGACGGCACTGCTGGCCAACATCGACCTGCTGGAACGTGCCGGGCTGGAGATCGACGACTTTGGCGGCAATTCGGTCTTTCTGCGCGCGGTCCCTGCCGATGTGGAGCAGAGCAGCGCCGAAGACCTTCTCGTGGAGCTGGCGGCGAAGCTGGCCCACGGCAGCCGCGACGCCTTGAGCGAAAAGACCGAGTGGGTGCTCCACTCCATCTCCTGCCGTGCAGCCATCAAGGCAGGGGACCACACCTCCCCGCAGGAGCTTATGGCGCTGGCCGAGAAGATCCTGTCCGGCGAAGTGCCGCCCTTCTGCCCGCATGGCCGCCCCTGCGTCCTCAAATTGACCCGAAAGGAGCTGGAAAAGCAGTTTGGCCGAATCGTTTGAGAAAAAACACCCGGTCCTCGCTGTGGTCGGCCCGACCGCGACCGGCAAGACCGCGCTGGGCGTTGCGCTGGCCGAGCAGTTCGGCGGCGAGATCATCAGTGCGGATTCGATGCAGATCTATAAAGGCCTCGATATCGGCACCGCCAAGGTGACGCCGGAAGAGACCCACGGCATCCCACACCATGCTGTCGATCTTCTGGAGCCGGACCAGACCTTCAGCGTGGCGGATTTCACTACGCTGGCCGGAACACTGGAAGCCGACCTCTCCGCCTGCGGAAAGCTGCCCATCCTGGTGGGCGGCACTGGGCTGTACGTTCAGAGCTTCCTCTACGGCGTCCGCTTCACGGCCGAAAAAGCCCCGGACGGCCTGCGGGAGAAGCTGGCGGCAGAGCTGGTCGAAAAAGGCCCGGCTGCCCTGTACGAAGAGCTGAAACAGGTGGACCCCGAAGCCGCTGCCGCCATCCACCCGAACAATCAGGTGCGGGTGCTGCGGGCGCTGGAGCACTACCGCGCCACCGGCCGACGCCTCAGTGAACAGAAGGCGGCTTCGCTCCCGCCGGAGCGGCCCTACCGCGCACTGGTGCTGGGGCTGGACTTCCCGGAGCGCGCCCAGCTCTACCGCCGCATCGACCTGCGGGTGGACCGGATGATGGACGCGGGCCTTCTGGCCGAAGCCGAAACCGTGTTTGCAAACCGGACCCGCTTCAAAACGGCAGCGCAGGCCATTGGCTATAAGGAATTCTTTCCCTACTTTATGGGGGAGTCGGAACTGACGCCCTGCGTGGAGAAGCTCAAGCAGGCTTCCCGCAACTACGCCAAGCGTCAGCTGACCTGGTTCCGCCACATGGACGGTGTGGTCTGGCTGGACGCAGCGGCACCAGACCTCCAGGCCCGCGCCGCCGCACTGACGCAGGAATTTATCACGAAAGGATGAGCAGAATGCAGGAAGAGAAGGAAAAACGTGAGCTGCCCGGCGCACTGAAGACGCTGGCAGGCGTTGCCATCGTCTTTTTGCTGCTGGCGGCCGTGTATGTCTTCTATCAGGCCATGCAGGTGCTGTTCCCGCCCAACACCTACGAAACGGCCCTTCTGGCTACGGTGGAAGACACGGTGGATGCCGAGGGCGTACTGCTGTTCAACGAAAGCTACGTGGCCGGGGACGGCACGCTGGGCTACCTTGTGGCCGATGGCGAGCGCGTCTCGGCGGGCACTGCGGTGGCGGAAGTCTACAGCGATGCTTCCCAGGCCGGTCTGCGCCAGCAGCTGACCCAGATCAACGACCAGATCGACCTGCTGCAAAAATCACAGAACACCACCTCGGCGCAGATGGAATCCCTGCGCAAAGACCGCTCGGCGGCGCTGTATGATCTGATGGATGCGCTGGATGCCTCCGACTACGAGGATACCGACGCCCAGACGGAGGACTATCTGCTGGCCCAGAACAAGCTCTGGATCATCACCGGTGAGGTCTCCACCTTCTCGGACCAGATCGCCGCGCTGGTGCAGCAGGCGTCCAATGTGCAGGCCCAGCTGGGCAGTCCCACCCAGATCACCGCCCCGCAGACGGGCTATTTCATCCGTTCGGCCAGTTCCGGGCGGCTCAATGCCGGCATGGAGGACATCCTTGCGCTGGGTGCTGCGGACCTGAAAGCCTACATCGAGTCCTCCCCGGAGATCAAACTGGACGGCTGCGCGGGCAAGATCGTCTCCGGCTTCACCTGGTACTACGCGGGCATCTGCTCGGCCAAACAGGGCGAAAAGCTGCTGGGCTCGGACGGAAAACCGCGGAAGACCTCGGTGGAGATCCGTTTCCCCGGCCAGGCGGAAACGCCCCTCAAGGCCACCGTGCAGGAAGTGAACATCGACACTGAGAACGACATGACCCGCTTCGTCCTCTCGTGCGAGGTCATCAACGGCGACGTGCTGCGGCTGAACCGGGCCAATGCGCAGGTCATCGTGGGGCAGAGCACCGGTCTGCGGGTGCCGCAGGCGGCGGTCCATTACCTCAAGGAGGACGGCTCCGAGGCCGAGGGTCAGGGCGAGAACTACATCCCCGGCGTCTATGTCAAGTACGGCAACCTGGCCCGTTTCTGCAAGATCGACCCCGTGGACGACCAGCACCCCCAGGTGCTGGATGGCGATTATCTCATCGTTTTGCCCAGCGGAACGGCCGGTTCGGTCAGTCAGGTTCGCCTTTATGACGAGATTATCGTCTCCGGACAAAATTTGTATGACGGAAAACTTTTGTAGTTATTGACATCTGCGGCAAAAAATCCGATAATAGTAGAAGCTATTTGCATCTCTTTGCAAAATCAGCCAGGCAGCGCAAGCCGCCCGAATGAAAGGAGCAGTTTCTATGTCTTTTGTGGATAGTCTGAAGAAGGGGCTTTTCGGCAGCGAGGACGAGTACGACGATCAGTACATCGACGACGGCCCCCAGATGGTGAACAACAACAACGGTCTGGGCGTCGGGGCAGACGAAGAGGATGAGGAGCCCGCAGAGGGCACCCCCAGAAAGAACAAGGTGGTCAACATCCATGCGACCACCCAGCTCAAGGTCGTTCTGGTCAAGCCGGAGCGCTTTGAGGATGCCAGCACCATCGCCGACCACCTGAACAACAAGCGCACCGTGGTCCTGAACCTGGAGTCTACCAACAAGGAAGTTTCCCGCCGCCTGGTCGATTTCCTCTCCGGCGTCGCCTACGCCAACAACGGCCAGATCAAGCGCGTGGCAAACAGCACCTTCATCATCACCCCCTACAACGTGGATATCATGGGTGATCTGCTGGACGAGCTGGAGAACAATGGCGCGTTCTATTAATCCTGCCCCCAAAGCCGTGCGGGGCTTCGTCCCCGCCCGCAGCGATGAAGAGCGCTATCTGATGCGGCACATCGAGGATCTGGCCCGCACGGCGGAGAGCCGCGGCATCCCGCGCTATTCCGCCTTTCTGAGTGACCGGGAGCAGGATCTTGCCAGAGCAGCGCTCAACCGCGCCGCCGTCCCGGAAAATGTGTATCACTTCGAGGGCGGCTGGCCCGGTGCAGAGCGTCGGCTCCTCTGCCTGGAACCGGAGGGCAGCTGGCCGGACAGCCCGCTGTGCTGTGTCCGGCTCACCTGCCGGGTGCAGGCCGGGGCTGCTCTTCCGGCGCACAAGGATTACCTCGGCAGCCTGATGGGGCTGGAATTGCGGCGGGAGGCGCTGGGCGACATCGTCCTGCCCTCCGATGCGCCGGGCACGGCCTATGTCTTTGCGCTGGAACCGGCGGCGCAGCTCATCTGTCAGGAACTGCTGCAGGCGGGCCGGGTGGAGGTCACGACCCGGCTTCTGCCGCTGGAGGAGCTTCCGGAGTTCCCGCAGGCGGAGCGGACGCTGCAAACGGCGACCGTTTCTTCCCTGCGGTTGGATGCGGTGCTGGCAGCCATGCTCCACTGCAGCCGCAGCATGGCAGCGGAGCTCATCACGGCAGGCCGGGTGGAGATCAACCACCTTCCTGTGGAGAGCGTCCACGCCCCGGTGTATGAGGGCGATGTCTTCACCGTGCGGGGCAAGGGCCGCTTTGGTCTGACGGCACTGCCCGGAAAAAGCAGAAAAGACCGGGCGATCATCGAGTTTTTTCAATATTAAATGAATTTGGGAGGAAACTACTATGCTGACCTCGCAGGACGTGCGCAGCGTTCAATTTGAAAAAAACCTCCGCGGCTATCGCACCGAAGAGGTGGACCGTTTCCTGGATAAGGTCGAAGAGCAGCTCCGGCAGGACGATGCCCTGGCCGAGGAGCTGCGCAAGCAGATCGCAGACCTGACAGCGGAAAACCAGCGTCTCCACGAAGAGATGAAGAACTACGAGGCGGACGGCGACATGCTCAAGAGTGCGCTCATCAATGCACAGCGCATGGGCGAGAACGTCATCCGCGAAGCAAACCAGAAGTCGGAAGAGATCCTGCACCGTGCAAATCTGCGCGGGGATGATATTATCCGCGATGCCAATGAGCTGCTCCAGAAGGCCAGTGACCGCGCGGATGAGATCATCAACGAAGCAAACGATAAAAAGCTGGCAGAGGAGCGCGAGTATGACCGCGTCCGTCTGGAAGTCACCCGTTTCAAGTCCGATGTGCTCAACCTGTACCGCAGCCATGTCGAGTCTCTGAGCCGCCTGCCGGAGTTCCAGAAGGAGGAGCCGGAGGCTGCCGAGCCCGCTGTGGAGGAAAAAGCAGAGGAGACCACTGCTGCAGCTCTGACCGAGGAGATCGAGCAGGCACAGCCGGAGACCGATGCAGCCCCTGCGGACGAGGAAACCGCAGAGGACGACAAGAGCGAGGATTTCTGGTCCAAGGATGAGAGCCAGCTCAAGATCAAGCTGGACCCGTCTCAGGCACCCGTTGGCGCAGAGGAAGAGGAAGAACCGGCAGAGCCGGATTATGCCGCTTTCAAGGGCGTCAAATTCAGCGAGTGACCGGAGCGTTTCAATAAATTAGAGGAGTGTGTAACCATTGGCTAAGAATAAGTCTCAGTACGACAGTACGTTGAATCTGCCCAAGACGCTGTTCGAGATGCGCGCAGGCCTGCCCAAAAAGGAGCCTGTCATGCTCAAGGACTGGGAAGACAACGACCTGTACAATCAGCTCATCAAGCACAACGACGGCAAGCCCAAGTTCGTTCTGCACGACGGCCCTCCGTATGCAAACGGCAACATCCACATGGGCACCGCGCTGAACAAGATCATCAAGGATATCATCATCCGCGACAAGAACATGGAGGGCTTCCAGGCTCCCTATGTGCCCGGCTTTGATACCCACGGCCTGCCCATTGAGCTGAAGGCGCTGTCCTCCGTCGGCGAGAAGAAGAAGGACATCTCCAAGCTGGAGCTGCGCCAGATCTGCGAAAAGTTCGCCACCGAGCACATCGACATCATGAGCGACCAGTTCAAGCGTCTGGGCGTCATCGGCGACTTTGAGCACCCCTACCTGACCCTGAAGCCGGAGTTTGAGGCCCGCCAGATCGAGATCTTCGGTGAGATGGCCAAGAAGGGCTATATCTACAAGGGCCTGAAGCCCGTTTACTGGTGCCCTGACTGCCGCACCGCTCTGGCTGAGGCCGAGATCGAGTACGGCGAGGATGACTGCGATTCCATCTTCGTCCGCTTCCATGTCACCCAGGACCCCAACGGTGTGCTGGCAAAGCATGGCATCCCGATGGACAAGACCTACTTCGTGATCTGGACCACCACCACCTGGACTCTGCCCGCCAACGAGGCCATCTGCCTGAACGGCCAGTTCGAGTATTCCTTCGTCAAGATCGGCGAGGAGTACCACATCATGGCCACCGAGCTGGTCAAGAGCGTCATGGATGCCTGCCACATCACCGACTATGAGGTCGTGGGCGAGCCGGTCAGCGGCGCAGAGTTCGAGCTCATGCGCTACCAGCACGTCTACCTGCCCAAGGAGGGCTGGGTCATCCTGGGCGACCACGTCACGCTGGAGAGCGGCTCCGGCTGCGTCCACACCGCAGGCGGCCACGGCGTCGATGACTTCAACGTCTGCCAGAAGTATCCGCAGGTGCCCATCACCGTCCCCGTGGACGACGGCGGCTATCTGACCGACCTGGCTGGCAAGTACGCAGGCCAGCGCGTCTGGGCAGCCAATAAGACCATTCTGGCCGACCTCACCGCGTCCGGTGCCGTCATGGGTCAGGTGCACATCAAGCATCAGTACCCGCACTGCTGGCGTTGCCATCACCCCATCATCTTCCGCGCCACCGAGCAGTGGTTCTGCTCGGTCGCAAAGTTCCGTGAGGATGTCTACAAGGCCATCGACACTGTGCAGTGGATGCCTGACTGGGGCCACGACCGCATGAAGGGCATGGTCCGCGACCGCAACGACTGGTGCATCAGCCGTCAGCGCACCTGGGGCGTGCCCATCCCGGCCTTCTACTGCAAGAAGTGCGGTGCTTACCACATCACCGATGCCACCATCAAGGCCGTCAGCGAGCTGTTCCGCAAGGAAGGCTCCGATGCCTGGTACAAGTACGAAGCCGAGCAGATCATCCCCGCAGGCGAAGTCTGCGAGAAGTGCGGCGCTTCCGAGTGGACCAAGGACACCGACATCATGGACGTCTGGTTCGATTCCGGCTCCACCCATGCAGCCGTTCTGGAAGAGCGCCCGGAGCTGCACTTCCCGGCTGACATGTATATGGAGGGCGGCGACCAGTTCCGCGGCTGGTTCCAGTCCAGCCTGCTGACCAGCGTTGCAAGCAAGGGCTGCGCCCCCTACAAGTCCGTTCTGTGCCACGGCTGGGTCGTGGACGAGCAGGGCAAGCAGATGCACAAGAGCGCAGGCAACGGCGTGGAGCCCAGCGAGATCATCAAGGACTACGGTGCCGATATCATCCGCCTGTGGGTCGCTTCTTCCGACTACACCGTCGATGTACGCGCCGGTAAGAACATCTTCAAGCAGCTGAGCGAGGCTTACCGCAAGATCCGCAACACCGCCCGCTTCATCCTGGGCAACTTGGACGGCTTCGATCCCAACACCGACTGCGTCACCGACGACCAGCTGCAGGAGATCGACCGCTGGGCACTGGCTGCGCTGGATGACCTGATCGTCAACGCACACGCCGGTTATGCGGTCTACGACTTCAACAAGGTCTACCACGCAGTCTACAACTTCTGCGTCGTGGCCATGTCCAACTTCTATCTGGATGTCACCAAGGATCGTCTCTACTGCACCAACGGCGCAGCCCGCCGCGCAGCACAGACCACCATGTACAAGATCCTGGTCGCACTGGATAAGATCATCGCCCCCATCCTCTGCTTCACCAGCCAGGAGATCTGGGACTTCATGCCCAAGACCGAGGGCATGAACAAGTACGTCGTCTTCGAGGATATGCCCAAAGCGGGCCAGTATGCCGCCGACGATGCCTTCAAGGCCAAGTGGGCACAGCTCATCGCTGTCCGCGACGAGGTCAAGAAGGTGCTGGAGCAGGCCCGTGCCGAGAAGACCATCGGTGCTTCGCTGGAAGCTGCCGTCACCCTGTACTGCAACGATGCCGTCTATGACCTGCTGAACAGCATCCCCATGGACGAGCTGGCTGACCTGATGATCGTCTCCCAGGTGGAGCTGGTCAAGGGCGAGGGCGGCGCTGCCTCTGCGGTCGAGGGTCTGGGCGTGGCTGCGGCTCACGCCACCGGCGACAAGTGCGAGCGCTGCTGGAAGTATTCCGCAGACATCGGCACCCATCCGGCTCACCCCACCCTCTGCGCCCGCTGCGCAAGCGTGGTGGAAGGCTAAGGCTTTTTCCGTTTGAACGCTGCGGCGCTCCTTTCGAGCAGGGGAGCGCCGCTTTTTGATATCAGAAGACCGGCGGGTCCGGCCCGCTGTTGGGAGTATTTCGTTATGGCTTATGTGATCTTTAACCTGCTGTGTGTGGCAGTGCTCATCGGCATCGACCAGGGCATCAAGTTCTGGG
Proteins encoded in this window:
- the mutS gene encoding DNA mismatch repair protein MutS — its product is MAELSPMMQQYLEIKKKHKDEILFYRIGDFYEMFFDDARTASRELDLTLTGKQCGQEERAPMCGVPFHSYEGYVARLIAKGYKVAICEQVEDPAKAKGLVKRDIIRVVTPGTIIESSMLQDDKNNYIASIFIKGNTAGLCFADVSTGTAHITELRQEKVVPAVITELCRYHPSEVLMNPNTLDCRELTTYLKKNMQCSVELVEEERYAPGLVAIALENQFGRDWPAKTGIDEKGNVRFAMAALLEYLHDTQIKGVERLKTVVSYNKAQFMRLSPVTRANLELTETLRGREKRGTLLWVLDKTSTAMGKRMLRSWIEQPLVSSGIINRRLNEVESLVNQTVQRGDLMEELHYISDLERMMTRTVYGSATPKEIYAMAQTCDRLPGLRRQAESCNCPELAELAAQIDPLTDIKEKIYAAVSPDAPSTLKDGGVIAKGYHTEVDELRSIRDNTKGILAQLETRLRQETGIPKLKIGYNHVFGYFIEVSNSYKNLVPETYIRKQTLTSGERYITQELKELESKILGAHERLIALEHRLFAELLETISAQLDRIQRTANAVAELDVLAALAQVAAENNYCRPVVDDGDELTIVEGRHPVVEQMLKGSLFVPNDTTLNCSTDRCLIITGPNMAGKSTYMRQNALIALMAQIGSFVPAKECHVGVVDAIFTRIGASDDLSAGQSTFMVEMTEVAEILKNATTKSLVILDEIGRGTSTFDGMSIARAVVEHISDPAKGLGCKTLFATHYHELTDLEGILEGVKNYNIAVKKRGEDITFLRRIVRGPADDSYGIEVAKLAGLPGTVTRRAHEVLRALEASAPKNNVEQMDFDALQEYNSPAVPSEVLEKLEALDVETLTPIEALNFLYELKKTLKGSLNG
- the mutL gene encoding DNA mismatch repair endonuclease MutL, encoding MAVIHVLDKHTAELIAAGEVVERPASVVKELLENAIDAGAAQITVSIESGGVKLIEISDNGTGIEAAYIPTAFIRHATSKIQTEEDLNHIHTLGFRGEALASIASVARVEVLTRTEADECASVYRIEGGEAYPIEPGARSVGTTIRVKDLFYNTPARMKFLKKDSSEGTFVADTVAHVALSHPEVSFKFIREGKLQYVTPGDGQLRSAAYAVLGREFSRDLIELDNREGVYRVWGLITQPRSCRASRSMQYFYINGRYVRNRTMMAGMEMAFKGTTMQGKFPGGILLLEMPSDLVDVNVHPAKTEVRFARENDIFDLVYHATKLALAQPGTGERLFAFEEPKNEKNNEKSNSSEKDEIPSQNTVKKNNFTALSAVIPGQAEPGTLEQHPTTAPSVAPAAPAVLAPAMPTRPVRPAAAEADILPGPSTASPNEHSWTTVAPSAPLNPDVSLHSPKRPEEEADLAEPVAPRFRAASSEAQLDIEPDADDLPGAQDRMAAWDPAPQPKTTGPEPAAAGPAETEGASAPAGTPEQMGFDLQEGPEPLRYVGELFRTYILAERGDEVCIIDKHAAHERQLFEKLAASYGDVPSQLLLEPVVVELSAEEKTALLANIDLLERAGLEIDDFGGNSVFLRAVPADVEQSSAEDLLVELAAKLAHGSRDALSEKTEWVLHSISCRAAIKAGDHTSPQELMALAEKILSGEVPPFCPHGRPCVLKLTRKELEKQFGRIV
- the miaA gene encoding tRNA (adenosine(37)-N6)-dimethylallyltransferase MiaA — translated: MAESFEKKHPVLAVVGPTATGKTALGVALAEQFGGEIISADSMQIYKGLDIGTAKVTPEETHGIPHHAVDLLEPDQTFSVADFTTLAGTLEADLSACGKLPILVGGTGLYVQSFLYGVRFTAEKAPDGLREKLAAELVEKGPAALYEELKQVDPEAAAAIHPNNQVRVLRALEHYRATGRRLSEQKAASLPPERPYRALVLGLDFPERAQLYRRIDLRVDRMMDAGLLAEAETVFANRTRFKTAAQAIGYKEFFPYFMGESELTPCVEKLKQASRNYAKRQLTWFRHMDGVVWLDAAAPDLQARAAALTQEFITKG
- a CDS encoding HlyD family efflux transporter periplasmic adaptor subunit, with the protein product MQEEKEKRELPGALKTLAGVAIVFLLLAAVYVFYQAMQVLFPPNTYETALLATVEDTVDAEGVLLFNESYVAGDGTLGYLVADGERVSAGTAVAEVYSDASQAGLRQQLTQINDQIDLLQKSQNTTSAQMESLRKDRSAALYDLMDALDASDYEDTDAQTEDYLLAQNKLWIITGEVSTFSDQIAALVQQASNVQAQLGSPTQITAPQTGYFIRSASSGRLNAGMEDILALGAADLKAYIESSPEIKLDGCAGKIVSGFTWYYAGICSAKQGEKLLGSDGKPRKTSVEIRFPGQAETPLKATVQEVNIDTENDMTRFVLSCEVINGDVLRLNRANAQVIVGQSTGLRVPQAAVHYLKEDGSEAEGQGENYIPGVYVKYGNLARFCKIDPVDDQHPQVLDGDYLIVLPSGTAGSVSQVRLYDEIIVSGQNLYDGKLL
- a CDS encoding cell division protein SepF codes for the protein MSFVDSLKKGLFGSEDEYDDQYIDDGPQMVNNNNGLGVGADEEDEEPAEGTPRKNKVVNIHATTQLKVVLVKPERFEDASTIADHLNNKRTVVLNLESTNKEVSRRLVDFLSGVAYANNGQIKRVANSTFIITPYNVDIMGDLLDELENNGAFY
- a CDS encoding RNA-binding protein, with translation MARSINPAPKAVRGFVPARSDEERYLMRHIEDLARTAESRGIPRYSAFLSDREQDLARAALNRAAVPENVYHFEGGWPGAERRLLCLEPEGSWPDSPLCCVRLTCRVQAGAALPAHKDYLGSLMGLELRREALGDIVLPSDAPGTAYVFALEPAAQLICQELLQAGRVEVTTRLLPLEELPEFPQAERTLQTATVSSLRLDAVLAAMLHCSRSMAAELITAGRVEINHLPVESVHAPVYEGDVFTVRGKGRFGLTALPGKSRKDRAIIEFFQY
- a CDS encoding DivIVA domain-containing protein, with amino-acid sequence MLTSQDVRSVQFEKNLRGYRTEEVDRFLDKVEEQLRQDDALAEELRKQIADLTAENQRLHEEMKNYEADGDMLKSALINAQRMGENVIREANQKSEEILHRANLRGDDIIRDANELLQKASDRADEIINEANDKKLAEEREYDRVRLEVTRFKSDVLNLYRSHVESLSRLPEFQKEEPEAAEPAVEEKAEETTAAALTEEIEQAQPETDAAPADEETAEDDKSEDFWSKDESQLKIKLDPSQAPVGAEEEEEPAEPDYAAFKGVKFSE
- the ileS gene encoding isoleucine--tRNA ligase, with translation MAKNKSQYDSTLNLPKTLFEMRAGLPKKEPVMLKDWEDNDLYNQLIKHNDGKPKFVLHDGPPYANGNIHMGTALNKIIKDIIIRDKNMEGFQAPYVPGFDTHGLPIELKALSSVGEKKKDISKLELRQICEKFATEHIDIMSDQFKRLGVIGDFEHPYLTLKPEFEARQIEIFGEMAKKGYIYKGLKPVYWCPDCRTALAEAEIEYGEDDCDSIFVRFHVTQDPNGVLAKHGIPMDKTYFVIWTTTTWTLPANEAICLNGQFEYSFVKIGEEYHIMATELVKSVMDACHITDYEVVGEPVSGAEFELMRYQHVYLPKEGWVILGDHVTLESGSGCVHTAGGHGVDDFNVCQKYPQVPITVPVDDGGYLTDLAGKYAGQRVWAANKTILADLTASGAVMGQVHIKHQYPHCWRCHHPIIFRATEQWFCSVAKFREDVYKAIDTVQWMPDWGHDRMKGMVRDRNDWCISRQRTWGVPIPAFYCKKCGAYHITDATIKAVSELFRKEGSDAWYKYEAEQIIPAGEVCEKCGASEWTKDTDIMDVWFDSGSTHAAVLEERPELHFPADMYMEGGDQFRGWFQSSLLTSVASKGCAPYKSVLCHGWVVDEQGKQMHKSAGNGVEPSEIIKDYGADIIRLWVASSDYTVDVRAGKNIFKQLSEAYRKIRNTARFILGNLDGFDPNTDCVTDDQLQEIDRWALAALDDLIVNAHAGYAVYDFNKVYHAVYNFCVVAMSNFYLDVTKDRLYCTNGAARRAAQTTMYKILVALDKIIAPILCFTSQEIWDFMPKTEGMNKYVVFEDMPKAGQYAADDAFKAKWAQLIAVRDEVKKVLEQARAEKTIGASLEAAVTLYCNDAVYDLLNSIPMDELADLMIVSQVELVKGEGGAASAVEGLGVAAAHATGDKCERCWKYSADIGTHPAHPTLCARCASVVEG